A window of Phycisphaerae bacterium genomic DNA:
CAGTCGACATTGCTCTCCAGGAAATCGATGAGGGCTTCGAGTGATTCCCTGGTACCGATGCGTGACCATCGCAGGGCGGCCAGCACCCGCACGTAGTCGTCCTCGTCGGTCAGCAGCCGGCGGTACTCTTCATGTACGGCGGGTTTGTCGCCGAACTTGTACAGCATCTGGGCGGCCATGACCCGCACCGCCCGCGAGGAGTCGTTCCAGATTCCCTTGAGCAGTTTGAGGGCTTCCTCGTTGCGGCTCTTGGCCAATTCTGCCACGACGAGGGCTCGTTGTTCTCCCTCGGCATCGTCAAGCAGTTGCCGAGCGGCAGCCAGGATGGCGGCCTTGACCGACTCGTCCTTTTCCGATTTGAGCATGTCCATGAGGGGGATCATGAGGGTGCCGTCGCGGGTCTGGCCGAGAGCATCGAGTGCCATCTTTCGAATCCTTGCAGAGGGATCGAAGGTGGCCTCGAGCAGGAACGCGACGCGGAGCGGCTGCCGGCCGCGGAACCACTCCTGCACTGCCGCGAGGCGTTCCTCCTCTTCGGTCTTGCGGAGGGCCTCGCAGGCGGAGACGAAGAACGCGGTCTCATCGGTGCGGCCGACCGAGGCGTGCCAGACGGCTGTGCGGCTGATAGCCATGGTCGGCAGGGGTGTCGTGGTGGTGACGAAGACGATGCGCCAGGCGGGGTCGGGTGGTTCATCGAGGGGCACGCCGTCGTCGCGTACGGTCAGGTACTTGGGTTCCTGGCGGGCGAAGTAGTCCTGGCGGGGGTAGTTCAGCCGGTTGGTGGGGTCGACCGGGACCCAGCCGATGCCCTCGGCGTAGAATTCTGCCCAAGCGTGGGTTCGCCAATCGGTTGAAGGCTGCTCGTCCTGGCGGTTGACGTAGGCGGTCGTCAGCCGGGCGGGGATATCCACGGAGCGGCAGAGGGCGATGAAGGCGAAAGCCAGTTCGGTGCACGAGCCGGGCACGCCGGCCAGAACGGCGTCCGCCGGATCGTCCTTCAGGTCGATGTCGTAGTGGCAATGTCCGGCCATCCATTCATAGAACAGCCGGGCGCGGTCGACGTCGCGGGTTTTGCTGGCGGCGATCTTCTCCGCCAGGGGTTTGACCTTCGGCAAGCGCAAGGGCAGATCGTCGGCTACCAGGGCGGCGCGTACCAGGTCGTCGAGTGGCTCAATGCCGGCGGGCTTGCGGACCAGCGGGACGTTGGCGGGCTTCAGCCGGGCCCACGCGGCGAGGCGTACGGAGCGACATTGACCGGGAGGGATGGTTCCCAGGGGGACGACCACCACCTCTTGTCCCTCGGAGTCGGTCTGGGTATGGGCGGGTGCGGGGTCGATTTGCCAGTTCAGGACCTCCTGATACAGGTTTGAAGCAGGCAGGATGCAGTGGGCGGTCACGCTCTCCATCGGTGCGGAGCCCAGGTTGGCCACGCGGTGACTGACGAGGACCACCCGCGTACTGATCTGGGCGGAGACCGGTGCGACGAGGACGGCCAGGCATGGCAGCGATGCCAGAGTGAAGCGACTCATGGGCAGCGATCCTCCAGGCTGCAGGGACAGAGTGCGCGGCCCCGGCATTGTAGCAGGGAAGCAAGGAAAGCAGAAATGGTCGAGGCCGAGGGGGCGGGCATCATCGGCGAGCATCGCGGGTGATCCGGTGATTCGCGGTTTCGGGCTTCCCGACCTGGTCGATCGGTGCCGTTCTTCGATTTCCATGATCGCCCCAAGCTTTTGCCCGAGTTCCTGAACGCCATCCGAACGGACGATGGAGCCGCGATCTTGTCGCCCCGCGGCGTCGGGGCTAACATGCGGCTCATCGGAGCTGGTGCAGGGTGGCTCGGACCCTGCATTGCTGGCTGAACGGCCGGTGGGATTCCCGGGCTCCTCCGGATCTTGCTCGCAGTTACATGGCGATGCCCGACACAACCGCTGTTTCTGCTGCCGCTCGCCCCGGTCTTGGCCGCCGCCGGGACGTGGACATGGCCCGGGCCGTGGCCCAATTTGCCGTAGTCGTGTTCCACGTTCCCCAGTACTTTCATCGGTATCACGTGGATACGATGAACGCCAGCTTCGTTGACTGGGTGATGAGTGCGTGCTCATCGATGCACATTCCGACGTTCATGCTGATGGCCGGGTTCGCCGCGGGTATGAGCCGCGAGACGGTCGTTGACCTGGCCAGTTACATCCGATTTGCAGGCAGGAAGTTCTGTCGGTTGATGCTGCCCTTTCTCTCGGTTTCGCTTCTGACCCTTGTGATCAAGACGACGCTGTTGGGTGGGACCGCGGGCCGACTCACCTTCTGGCAGGGCTGCATGGCCACGGTGGACTCGGTCCTGGTTCCGCGCAGCGGAATCGCCGGGCATTTGTGGTTTCTCCATTGTCTGATGCTCATTTTCCTGATCTGGCCGCTGCTCCAGCGATCGATTCCTTCCCGCCGAACCAGCATGCTACTCGTGGTGCTGGCTGCCGCATCCCTGATTCCGATTCGCTGGCCGGTGGACGGTGAAGGCTGGTCGTGGTTTGGCCTGGCGGACGTGGTGACTTACCTGCCGATTTTCGCTCTGGGGTTCTGGTATCGCCGCGACGCCGCCGATGGATGGCGCCCGCGAGTCGGACACCTGGCTGCCGCGGCCGCCGTGTTCATTGCGGTGTTGTGCATTCTGGTCACACGACCGTGGCCCAGCCTGGACGGCGGGATGCCCAAGCGCGTGCTGACCCTTGTTGCTTTCACCTCGGGGGCATTGATGGTCTTCTGGGGGTGCGGCTTGCTTGACCGGCATGCGGAGCGTCCTGCGGCGGTATTGGCTCGAATCGGTTTTTACTCATACGACATCTACCTACTGCACGTCATCATGGTTGGCCACCCCTTGTCGCTGCTGGTCGGGCGGCTCCGGCCGGGCGTCCCGAGCGTGTATTTCTGGTTCGCAGCGGTCGTGCTGGCCACGATGCTGATACCCATGGTGATCGGGCGGATGATCCGCCGTTTTCCGCGGTTGGCTTTCATCGTGCTGGGCTTACCCGGCCGCGAAGCCGTGGGTCTGCCAGGCAAGGAGGGCGTGGGCGAGCTGGGTGGTCGTCCGGAGCCGGATTCCGTCTTGTCCCTGCCCGGGGGGGCGTTCGATTGGCAGAGTGTCTTGGGGAGGGCGGTCAGATCGAACTGGCTTTCCACCGGTTTCGCCTGGCGACGGCGCCGAGTTCGTCAAGTGGACCGTCGCGGGTCGACCTGAGTCAAAGCACTTCTTGCTTCTTGCCGAAGGCGAGTGGGCTTTTCGTCGCTGGATGGGCCTGTCTGGCGAGCTTGTCTCGCCTTGGGTGAGGATAGTCCATGCTGCTTGCCGGATTCAGCGGTCGCGCAGAGCCAGGAAGAGCGCGGAGCGGCCGGCCTCGGCGCCGTCGCGGCGGTGGCTCCAGAAGTGGTGGTCGCAGATCGAGCAGAGGCTGGCGATCTCGATGTTGTCCGGGTGCACGCCGGATGCGGTCAACTGGGCGTGGTTGGCGGACCAGAGATCGAACAGGAAGCGGTCGTTGCGCGGGGTGAAGAACGTGTTGGCGTGATCGAGCTTACCTTGGGCGATGCGGCGGACGTCGTGGCCCACCTCGTAGCAGCATGGGCCGGCGGACGGGCTGATGGCGGCCAGGAGTCGGGCGGGGTCGCAGTTGAAGAGCCGGGTCATCTGGGCAACGAGGTTGGCTGTGGCGTGCGCGACGGTGCCCTGCCAGCTGGCGTGGACTGCTCCGACCGCGTGGCGCCGGGGATCATAGACGCAGACGAGCGGGCAGTCGGCGGAGAGGAGGATTAACGGGACGCCCGGCTTGTCGCAGAGCAAGCCATCCACGTAGCGAACGGCCGTGCCCCGTCCATCGCGGCCCCGGCCGATGTCGGTGTTTTCGACGGCGACGACCTCGCCGCCGTGGACCTGTTCGGGCGAGGTGAGCCGGTCGTATTCCAGGCCGAGGATTTTGCAGACCCTCTGTCGCGCGTCGAGGGCGGCTTCGCGGTGGTTGCCGCGGTGGGGGGCGTAGTTTTGCGGTTTGGTGGTTATGGCGTGGGCGAGGCCGGTCTCGCGGGCGAGGCGGGGAAAGTGCAGCAGGGTGAGATCGCCGTGGGTTGTCTGAAGCATGGGCTATGACCCGATTTTGAGGAGGATCTTGATGGAGCGGGGATCGGCGGCCATCTCGAAGGCCTCGGCGCCGCGGTCGAGGGGCAGTTGCCGGGTGATCATGGAATCGACGTCGATTTCGCCGCGGGCGAGGGTAGCGATGGCGTCCGGGAAGGGGCCGCAGCGGCTGCCGAGGACGGTCAGTTCCTGGACGACGACGGGGGTGAGGTTGATCGGCGACTGCTGAGCGTAGGTGCTCTTGAGGACGATTGTGCCGCGCGGACGGAGCATGGCCAGGGCCAGGTCCAGGCCGGCGGGTGAGCCGCTGCATTCGACGATCACGTCACGGTCGGCACGAGGGGAGAGTTCGCGGACCGAGGTTCCGCGGATGCCCCGTTTTTCGCAGAAGTTCAGGGTGAGTTCGTTCCGCCCGACGATCTCGAGGTCGCAGCCAGTGGTCTTGAGCACCTGAGCGACGAGCAGGCCGAGCCGGCCGGAGCCGATCACCGCGACTCGCATTCGTTTCTCGATCCGGGACTGCTTGATGACCTGGAGGGCGGCCGCCAGCGGCTCGACGAAGACGGCCTGGGCGTCGCTGACTGAGGCTGGCACCTCGTGGAGATTACGTTCTGGAACCACGACCTGCTCGGCGAAGACGCCGTCGTGCCGATCGATGCCCAGTACGGTCCGGCGGCGGCAGTGATTGGCCAGGCCGCGCTGGCACATGTCGCACTTGCCGCAGATGCAGTTGATCTCGGCCACGACCCGCTTGCCGCGCCAGGCGCGGGAGCCCTTGATCACGGTGCCGACGAATTCGTGCCCGGGCACGCCGGTGAAGCCCATGTAGCCCTTGGCCAGTTCCAGGTCGGTGGCGCAGATGCCGGCCAGCCTGACGGCAACGAGGGCCTCGCCGTCGACCGGTTTGGGATCCGGATAGGCGGCTTCGTATCGAAGTGTGTCCTTGAGACAGAGGGCTCTCACGCGAGCGGGCCTCCTACTCTGTTCCCCCACCCTGGAGGCGTTCGGTATCAGTATCGACTCCGGGCGTTGATCGGTCAATCGCCCAGGATGCTGGATTAACCCCATTCCGGCGAGTATTCTGGCCGGACCATGAGTGAGTCATCGAATCGCATCGATCAGGCCTTCGCTCGGCTGGCAGCGGTCGGGAGGAAGGGCTTGTTACCCTACGTGACCGCCGGCCTGCCGGACCTCCACACCACTGAGCGGGTGCTCGAAGCTCTGGCGGATACGGGTGTTACAGCTGTCGAGCTCGGGTTTCCTTATTCCGACTCGATCGCGGACGGGCCGATCATCCAGTCGTCGTTCACCCGGGTTCTGGACACGGGCATCCGTGTGAAGGACATCCTGGAGATGGTCAAGCAGTTCCGGCGGCGTCGGGAGCTGCCGTTGCTGGCCATGTTGAGTTACTCGATCGTCTATCGGATTGGGCTGCAGCCGTTCCTGCGGATGGCGGCGGACGGTGGGATCGACGGCCTGATTGTGCCCGATCTGTCGCTGGAGGAGGCCCCGCAAGTGGCGGCCCGGATTGCCGAGGCTGGGCTGCGACTGTCCATGCTGGTTTCGCCGGCCTCGTCGCCGGACCGGAGGGAGCGGCTGGCCGAGCTATCGACGGGTTTTGTCTACTACATGTCGGTGACGGGCATCACCGGCGAGCGGGACCAGCTGCCGCCGGAGCTGGTTGCCAACGTCCGCGAGTTGAGGAAGTCCTCGGGCCGCCCGGTGGTTGTTGGCTTCGGCATCAGCAAGGCCGAGCAGGTCAGGCTGGTGTGCAGTGAGGCGGACGGTGCGATCATCGGCAGTGCTCTCGTGCGGCGGATGATGGAGGCTCAGGACTCGGGTGCGGGAACGGAGGGCATTGTCCAGACGGCCGCGATGGCGGTGAGGGAGTGGATGAGCGGATTGCCTGAGCCAAAGTGATGAGTCATGCGTACCGGCCGATGAGTAGGCGTGGTGCTGGACTGAGAGCATGGGGTGCAGAGTCAGGAGGCTACCTGCCGTCCGAGGCGATTTGCCCGGTCGGTGCTCAGTCCTTTTGCACGCGGGCCGATTTGGTGACTTCTCGTCCGCGGCGTGCGCGCCGTCCCGTCAGCCTCGTCGGGTGTGGTTTGGCTCCTTCACCGGCGCCGGGTTATCATCTTTCCGCGCCGGGCGGGGAGATCGGGCGCGACCACGACCGGTCTTGACGAAGATGGTTGTCACAGGGCGTGTTGAGCAGTCATGCGGATCAACTACGTCGTCCAAGGCGCTCTCTGGTTGACGCTGTACCTCATCTTGGCACTGGCCCCTCTGCTGATCGTCCTCGTCGGCGCTGCACAACCGAAGCGTGAGTTCATTCGAGAAGCCTCAGTTGCCCTTGGCTTTGTCGGGCTTGCCATGATGGGTTTGCAGTTTATCCTGACGGCCCGGTTCAAGTGGCTCAAAGCGCCGTACGGCAGCGATATCGTCTACAGCTTTCACCGTCAGATTTCCCTCATCGCCTTCGGCTTCATTCTCGCCCATCCCCTCCTGTTGACCCTGGTTGATCTTCCGGCGGTCCTCATCCGGTTCGACTTCATCAACCATCCTTTCTACCCGCGTTTTGGCTTCTACGCGGCCCTCGCAGTGACGATTCTGGTTGGAGCCTCGCTCTTTCGTCGGCCCCTGAGGATCGGCTACGACGGTTGGCGCCGGCTGCACGGCGTGCTTGCCTCGCTGGCCATTCTGTGCGGTGTTGTGCACGTCTTCGAGATCAACCACTACCTGCAGACTCCCTGGAAGCGCTTCTTTTGGCTGGGTTACACGCTGATGTGGCTATCGCTCACCTTGTGGGTGCGGCTGATCAAGCCATGGTTGGAGCTTGGCACGCCGTATGTTGTTGAGGGGCTGCGACCGGAACGCGGTGACGCCCACACTCTTGCGGTCGCTCCGCTCGGCCACCCGGGAATCCGGTTTCAGCCGGGGCAATTCGCCTGGGTTACCGTCGGGGACTCGCCGTTTTCGGACCGGGAGCACCCGTTCTCGTTTTCCGGGAGTGCCGAGCGTGCTCCCGGGCGTCTGGAGTTCACCATCAAGGCCCTGGGTGATTTCACCCGGCGCATCCGCGAGGTGCAGGTGGGGCAGCGGGTGTACGTTGACGGCCCCTTCGGCGTGTTAAGCGCCGACCGCCACGTGCGAGCCTACGGATTTGTATTCATCGCGGGCGGTATTGGCATCACGCCGATGATGAGCCACTTGCGGACGCTGGCCGATCGAGGTGATCGTCGGCCACTGGTGCTGATCTACGGCGGGCAGGACTACGATGGGTTGACATTTCGTGAGGAGATCGATGTGCTGGCGGCGAGGCTGAGGCTCAAGGTGGTTTACGTGCTTGCCAACCCGCCGGTCGGCTGGACGGGCGAGAAGGGTCTCCTGAGCCAGGAGCTTCTAGGCCGCCACATGCCGCGGGACGGGCGATACGAATACCTGATTTGCGGGCCGCCGACGATGATGGATGCGGTCGAGCGATCTCTCCGTCGGCTTGGCATTCCGATCGGGGACTACCATTCGGAGCGGTTTGACCTGGCGTAGTCGGAGGATGACGGAGGGTCCAGCGTGCGTCGGAGACTTTCTCTTCTGGCGGCGGCCCTGATGGGCGTTATTCTTCTGGCGGTGTCCGTGGTTTTTGCCGCATTGCGCAGCCAGTGAGACCACTGCGCCGACCAGCCAATCTGCCCGGCGGCGGAACGCGGGTGACGCGGAGGTGGATGGGCAAGCCGTGTTCACATCGTGTGGCTTTCGAGCTTCTCGGTCAGGAAGTCGACGACCCGGCTCTTGTTGATGCGGTTTTGGCTTCCGGTATCGCGGTGGCGGACGGTCACGGTGTTGTCTTCCTTGGTCTGGCCGTCGATGGTGAAGCAGTAGGGTGTGCCGGCCTCGTCCATGCGGGCGTAGCGCTTGCCGATGGACTGTTTGGCGTCGTACTGGGCTGGCCAGCGTTTGCGGACCTCGCGATAGATCGGCTCGGCGATTTCGGGCAAGCCGTCCTTGGCGACGAGGGGGAACACGGCCGCCTTGATCGGGGCCAGGCGGGGGTGGAACTTCATCAGTTCCGGACTGGGTCGTGATTCGTCTACCGTGTATGCCTCGCAGATGAACGCCAGGGTGCCGCGGTCGGCGCCCGCGGACGGTTCGATCACGTGGGGGACGAACCGCTCCTTGCGTTCGTCGTCGAAGTAGCTCAGGTCCTTGCCGCTGCCCTTCCACTTGGGTTTGCCGTCCGGGCCGGTGTCGACGACGAGCTTACCGTCCTTATTGACCAGCTTGCCTTCCATATGGCTGCGGAGGTCGAAATCGCCGCGATGGGCTACGCCCTCCAGCTCGCCGAAGTCTCCGGCGGCGAGGAACGGGAAGGCGTATTCGATATCACTGGTGCCGCAGCTGTAATGGCTCAGCTCGTCCTTATCGTGTTCGCGGAGGCGGAGCTTGCTGCTGGCCAGGCCGAGGCTGGTGTACCAGTTGAAGCGTGTGTCCCGCCAGTACTCGTACCACTTGTTGGACTCGCTCGGATGGCAGAAGAACTCGATTTCCATCTGCTCGAATTCGCGTGAGCGGAAAGTGAAGTTTCGGGGTGTGATCTCGTTTCGGAAGCTCTTGCCGATCTGGGCGATGCCGAAGGGGACCTTGATGCGGGTGGTATCGCAGACGTTCTTGAAATTGGCGAAGATGCCCTGGGCGGTTTCGGGGCGGAGGAAGGCTTTGGAGTCGTCGTTGATCAGGGCTCCGACGTAGGTCATGAACATGAGGTTGAATTCACGGGCCTCGGTCAGCGTCTGGGCGCACTCTGGGCAACGGCGGGGGGTGTCCGGGCTGATCTTGGAGAGGGGCTGGATTGTCGCGGTGTACTCGCCCCTGGCGGTCTTGACCCGGGCCTCGCAGCCGGTGACCACGACCTCGGCCTTCTTGAACTCGGCGGTGTTGGTTTGTTTGGCCCAGGCGGCGATGGACTGGGGCAGGGCTTCGGCCGCGCCGGCGACACCGTCTGCCTCGACGCCGAGCACGGCGCCTGGCCCGGCTCCGCCAGCCAGGGTGGCGATGAACACCTTGTCGGCCCGGAACCGTCGCTTGCAGTCGGTGCAGTCCACCATCATGTCGCTGAACAGGTCATGGTGTCCGCTGACCTTCCACACCTGGGGGTGCATGATGATCGCGCAGTCGAGGCCGACCATGTCGTCGCGGGAGTGGACCATGTCGTGCCACCAGGCATCCTTGATGTTGCGTTTGAGTTCGACGCCGAGGGGGCCGTAGTCCCAGAAGCCGTTGATGCCGCCGTAGATTTCGCTGCTTTGGAAGATGAAGCCGCGGCGTTTGCAGAGGGCGACGATTCGATCCATCACGTTGCCGGTGGGTGCTGCCATGATAAGCCATCCTTTAAAAAACATGTTCACTTAGGGCTAGGCGTCAGGTGTGGGACCGGCGTTTTGCCGGTCGAGTGACAGGTTGGAAGCCTGTTCCACACTCCGGAGTGGGATAGGCGCTCGCGACGCCACGGAGGAGCCTGCCCCAAGCCGGCCGGTATCGGGCGGGACGGTCCTGGTCGCGATATCGACAATCTGCTGTGGCGTATCCACCAGGTAGACGTGCTGGCCGTGTCCGGGCCGCTGGGCGATAATTCGTTTGATCATCGGCCGCCAGAAATCGCCGACCACGAAGATCGGCCGGGGCGGGATCAGCTGCTTGCAGACGAACTCCCAGACCAAGCTGAGCTCGGTCATGGTGCCGGTGCCGCCCTCGAGGATCACGTAGCCGTCGGACATGATCATCATGTCCTTGATGCGGAGCATGACGTCGGTATGGTGGATCTCGCGGTCGATCCAGGGGTTGGCGGCCAGGGTTCGGCCCCGGGCGGTATCGAAGGCTGAGCAGGTGACGCCGATGGTTTTCCCGCCGGCGTCTTTGGCTCCCTTGGCGCTGGCCTCCATGGTGCCGTCGTATCCCCCGTTGGCGACGGTGTAACCGGCCGTGGCCAGGGCATGGCCGATGTCATAGGCCAACTGGTACAGGAGGGAGCCCGGTTTGGGCGAGTAGCTGCCGAAGACGCAGATCACTGGGTGGCCGTTGGGTATTCCGCTCACGCTGGGCACCTCCGAATCCGGTGAACTGTACCCGATTGTGGGGGAGGACAAAAGGGCCGGTCCGGCCTCATGGTGGCGTGGTCCAACGACCGATAATTGCACATTGGCGCAGGCTACGCGAGACAAGCGGCGATCGCGAGGCTAGAATGCCACCTGATCCGGACGGATCGGTCCGTGGCGCGGCCGGTCGGCGGGCGGGCAATCCACACCCCACGAGTCACGGCTTTCGGCGACGAGCCAACCGGCACATACGAGTGTGGGTGCGATGGGTGGTTTGGGGCGGCTCCTTGGTCAGGGAGGACACAACGTGTCTTGGTCACGTCTTGGCTGGTACATGGTCCTGAGCGGTCTGGCGCTATCATCGACGGGATGTCCACCGAGGCAGACCCAGCCGATCCTGGAGGACAAGAAGGACTATGGTGCCTCCCTGCCGCCTGGTGAGCTAGCCCTGGTCAAGATTGGCCCCGAGCAGTATCCCGACTTTGGCGCCGGCTACGAACACCGGAAGGGGCTTGAAGAAGCGGCGATGCACAGTCTGGAGTTCCTGAGCCGGCCGTCGTCGCGGAGGTCTTTTCCCTACGGTGATATCACCCATGAGCGGGCGGTGGCGAGCGTGGAGGCGTTTGTGCAGACGCTACGCACGGCGCGTTCGGGCGAGGAGCTGGATTCGCTGATCCGGCAGCGGTTTGAGGTGTACATGTCGCGCGGGTGCGACGAGAAGGGAACGGTGTTGTTCACCGGCTACTACCGGCCGACCTTTGATGCGCGGCTGAGGCCGGAGGGCGAGTTCCGGTACCCGCTTTACCGGCAGCCGCCGGACCTGGAGCACAACGAGGTGACGCAGCGTTACCAGCGTAAAGGCGGCGGCCCGTACCTGAGTCGAATCGAGATTGAGAAGGGTGGTCTGGCGGGCCAGGGGCTGGAGTTGTGTTATCTGAAGGACCGATTCGAGACCTACATTGTGACGGTGCAGGGTTCTGGCCGGCTGCGTATGGCGGACGGGGCGCTGCTGGATATTGGCTACCATGGCGACAACGGTTACGACTACACCTCGATCGGGCAGGACCTGGTCAAGCGTGGGCTGATCACGCCGGAGCAGTTGTCGCTTCAGGGGCTGATTCAGTTTTTCAGGCAGCATCCGGACCAGTTGGACGAGGCCATGTCGCTGAACAAGCGGTACGTCTTTTTCACCCCGCGGCCGGGCGGGCCGTTCGGCAGCTTGAACGTGCCGGTGACGCCCTTCCGTTCGATTGCGACCGACAAACAGGTGTTTCCGCGGGCGTGCCCGGCCTTCCTGGTCACGCAGTTGCCGGCCCGTACGCAGAGCGGGGTCATCTGCAACCACAGCTACAGTGGCTTTGCCATGGATCAGGACACCGGCGGAGCGATTCGGGCAGCCGGGCGATGTGATGTTTTCCTGGGCACTGGCCCGGAGATTGGCGAGCTGGCGGGGCGGACGCTGGCGGAGGGTAAGCTCTACTACATCTTCGTCAAGCAGCATGGCGGCCTGGGGGAGTCATCCGCAGGCGCGTCTGCCGGGCCTGGCCGGTCGTCTGGAAACGAGACAGAGCTTCCGCCGAGCTCGGATACGCACTGACGGGGGCGGTCGCGGGCCGCCGGGCAGCCGCTTCGGGGGATGGATCCGTAGACTGGGCTTTGTGGCTTCCGGCCTTTGCCGAGAGAACGTGGTCCCGGTTACAATAAACCGGCTATGTTCACCGGAATCAGCGCGGAGACCATTCGGCTCGGCATCAAGAACATCCTGCTGCACAAGCTGCGTTCGTTCCTGACGACGCTGGGCATCATCTGTGGGGTGGGGGCGGTCATCTGCATGCTCTCGATCAGCGAGGGGGCCTCGGAGGCGGAGATGAACCTGATCCGCCTGCTGGGTACTCACAACGTGATCGCCAAGTCGGTCAAGCCCCAGGCCGGCGGTGATGTCTCCGAAGGGCGGTCCCGCCTCCTGGAATACGGTTTGACGGAAGAGGACCTCGGGTTGATGTACGCGACGATCCCGCACATCGAGCGGATCGTCCCGCTCCGAGAGGTGGCCTTTGAGGTGTGCCGCGGTCCCAGTCGTTACCCGGTGACCGTCGTGGGTGCCGATCCGGCCTTCTTTGAGACGGTTCGGATCGGAATCAGCCAGGGGCGGACCATTGAGTCGTTGGACAGCACGCAGCTGGCCAAAGTCTGCGTCATCGGTGCCGAGGTCCGCAGCCGGTTGTTTGCCTATGAGGATCCCATTGGCCGATCGATCATCGTCAACAGCTTCACTGCGGGCACCATCCCCTACGAGGTCATTGGAGTACTGGATCGCGTGGAGACGGCAGGCCTGCCGGCCAGGGGTATCGGGGAGCGCAATCTGAACAGCGAGGTTTTCATCCCGCTGGCGACGGCCGATTCTCGCTATGGGGACATCAAGGTGCAGCGGAGTAGCGGCACCAGCGAGTATGCCAAGTGCGCCTATAGCGATTTCTACATTGAGGTCGATGCTCTCGAGCACGTGCGGGAAGTGTCCGAAATGGTTCACCGGGCGATCAGCTTCCGGCACACGAAGCAGGATTACACGATCAACGTGCCGCTGGAGCGGCTCCGCATCGCCGAGGCGGAGAAGCGTCGACGGCAGATCACGCTGGGTACCATTGCGGGCATTTCGCTGCTGGTCGGCGGTATTGGGATCATGAACATCATGCTGGCCACTGTTACCGAGCGGACCCGGGAGATCGGCATCCGCCGGGCGCTCGGAGCCAAGCGGCGGCACATCATCCTTCAGTTCCTGATTGAAGCCATTGTGCTCACGACCGTCGGCGGCATTCTGGGCATCGTGAGCGGGGCGACCGGAGCTCATGTCATCACATCCTGGGTCCACTGGCCGACGGTTATCCACCAGTGGGTGATCCTGGTCAGTTTTGGCCTGGCGGTGGCGGTGGGGCTTTTCTTCGGCATCTATCCGGCGGCGGCGGCCGCGCGACTGGATCCGATCGAAGCTCTGCGTCACGAGTAGGTGGGGCGCTGAGAGAGCCCGGGTCTCGAATCCTCCACGATAGCGAGACGAGGCGACTGGGGTTGGCTGGTCGGCGAGGCAAAGTCAAGGATGGCTTGCCGCCCGGGCGGCGTGTTGGCGTCCGGGGGATAGGGCGAAAACCCCATGTTATGTGATTCGCAGATCCTCAGTCGCTGTAACGTTCAATTGCGCAAGACGTTACGGGACTGTTGTTGTGCTCGAGGACTGGGAGTTGGGTCCCCGAAAAACCGCTTGGCGGACACCTGAACGTGACGTATACTGTATTTGACATCGGACTCCCCTCCGATGTCTCTCCCCAAACGGGACGTCTTTGCTGTGGCTCTCATGGAGACGTCTCAAGACTCCTCACAACCGAACACGGCGCCCTGCCTCTTGACTTTTTGTTGTTCGGGGGCAAGTGCGATTCGCACGGCAGGCGAATCGTATCGTACATACAGTGGTGGTCCTTCATCGGTCCTGCGGGCAACCGATTGGAGGACCGGGGAGTGGATCATGGGAACCGCACATGTCCGGAAGACTGAGGGTGAGCAGGATTGCGCGTTGGCGATTCCTGAAGCGACTCGACCGACGATGAGCCAACTGGATCGCTTGAACGAGCAGGAACGGGCTCTGCTCTTGCGGCTGCTGGCCGAGCCGGTTGAGTTCGTGAGCCAT
This region includes:
- a CDS encoding MltA domain-containing protein encodes the protein MSWSRLGWYMVLSGLALSSTGCPPRQTQPILEDKKDYGASLPPGELALVKIGPEQYPDFGAGYEHRKGLEEAAMHSLEFLSRPSSRRSFPYGDITHERAVASVEAFVQTLRTARSGEELDSLIRQRFEVYMSRGCDEKGTVLFTGYYRPTFDARLRPEGEFRYPLYRQPPDLEHNEVTQRYQRKGGGPYLSRIEIEKGGLAGQGLELCYLKDRFETYIVTVQGSGRLRMADGALLDIGYHGDNGYDYTSIGQDLVKRGLITPEQLSLQGLIQFFRQHPDQLDEAMSLNKRYVFFTPRPGGPFGSLNVPVTPFRSIATDKQVFPRACPAFLVTQLPARTQSGVICNHSYSGFAMDQDTGGAIRAAGRCDVFLGTGPEIGELAGRTLAEGKLYYIFVKQHGGLGESSAGASAGPGRSSGNETELPPSSDTH
- a CDS encoding LOG family protein is translated as MSGIPNGHPVICVFGSYSPKPGSLLYQLAYDIGHALATAGYTVANGGYDGTMEASAKGAKDAGGKTIGVTCSAFDTARGRTLAANPWIDREIHHTDVMLRIKDMMIMSDGYVILEGGTGTMTELSLVWEFVCKQLIPPRPIFVVGDFWRPMIKRIIAQRPGHGQHVYLVDTPQQIVDIATRTVPPDTGRLGAGSSVASRAPIPLRSVEQASNLSLDRQNAGPTPDA
- a CDS encoding ABC transporter permease, coding for MFTGISAETIRLGIKNILLHKLRSFLTTLGIICGVGAVICMLSISEGASEAEMNLIRLLGTHNVIAKSVKPQAGGDVSEGRSRLLEYGLTEEDLGLMYATIPHIERIVPLREVAFEVCRGPSRYPVTVVGADPAFFETVRIGISQGRTIESLDSTQLAKVCVIGAEVRSRLFAYEDPIGRSIIVNSFTAGTIPYEVIGVLDRVETAGLPARGIGERNLNSEVFIPLATADSRYGDIKVQRSSGTSEYAKCAYSDFYIEVDALEHVREVSEMVHRAISFRHTKQDYTINVPLERLRIAEAEKRRRQITLGTIAGISLLVGGIGIMNIMLATVTERTREIGIRRALGAKRRHIILQFLIEAIVLTTVGGILGIVSGATGAHVITSWVHWPTVIHQWVILVSFGLAVAVGLFFGIYPAAAAARLDPIEALRHE
- a CDS encoding glycine--tRNA ligase; translated protein: MDRIVALCKRRGFIFQSSEIYGGINGFWDYGPLGVELKRNIKDAWWHDMVHSRDDMVGLDCAIIMHPQVWKVSGHHDLFSDMMVDCTDCKRRFRADKVFIATLAGGAGPGAVLGVEADGVAGAAEALPQSIAAWAKQTNTAEFKKAEVVVTGCEARVKTARGEYTATIQPLSKISPDTPRRCPECAQTLTEAREFNLMFMTYVGALINDDSKAFLRPETAQGIFANFKNVCDTTRIKVPFGIAQIGKSFRNEITPRNFTFRSREFEQMEIEFFCHPSESNKWYEYWRDTRFNWYTSLGLASSKLRLREHDKDELSHYSCGTSDIEYAFPFLAAGDFGELEGVAHRGDFDLRSHMEGKLVNKDGKLVVDTGPDGKPKWKGSGKDLSYFDDERKERFVPHVIEPSAGADRGTLAFICEAYTVDESRPSPELMKFHPRLAPIKAAVFPLVAKDGLPEIAEPIYREVRKRWPAQYDAKQSIGKRYARMDEAGTPYCFTIDGQTKEDNTVTVRHRDTGSQNRINKSRVVDFLTEKLESHTM